The DNA segment TTAAGACCTTTGGAAGACTAGGGTTTGCGCAAGCTTCCCAtcttttaaagatttttcagtTATTACAATAAGCAATTCTCAATTTCTGAAACCAAACTTCTGTTTCGATTGATAGATTGAATTTGAGAATGGACGGAGAAGAGCTCACGGAGCAGGAGACTGCCTTGTACGACCGTCAGATTAGGGTTTGGGGCGCTAATGCTCAGCGAAGGTTACTTCTCTCTCTTCAGATTACTTTTACTCTCAACACTGAATCTAGCTTTTCTGTTTTCAAAGTTTGTTCCTTTCACCCTGTATGATCCCAGTTATGCTCTGGTTCGAGTACTAAACTCCTAAAGTTGTCATCTTTTTCTTGCAATTCGCTTTCTGAGTTTCATCTAGGTTGTTCTGAGTTTACTTCAAAGTTTGTTCCTTTCACCCTGTTTGATTGTAAAGTTGATTTCTTTTTCTTGCAATTCGTCTTCTGAGTTAGTAAAGAGTTCGGATTCTGCTTCTAAACTATATGGAGAACTGGTATAAGTTGTTCTGAGATGAGACAGTATCATAGTATTTACCTTCAAGTTCTAGGAGAGTATTTGGTTTTGGATCTGCTGAAGCTTTCTTCATTGGAAGAGTACACTATGATGTAGTTACTATGTAAGCTTGACACCATTTGATATAGTGTGAGGTTTATCTTTTGCTTGCAGATTGACCAAATCTCATATCTTGGTCTCTGGAATCAAGGGGACTGTTGCTGAGGTAAATTCTATAGTTTTTTGCTGAGATCTTGTCGTTTTTTAATTATCTAATCTGATGGTATCTCACTACGTTACTTGGCTTTTGGTTTCATTTGGTGGGTAGTTCTGCAAGAACATTGTGCTGGCAGGAGTTGGTAGTGTGACGTTAATGGATGATAGTTTAGTGAACGAGGAGGCCTTGAACGCAAACTTCTTGATTCCACCTGATGAAAATGCTTACAGAGGCAAAACTGTGGCTGAGATCTGTTGTGATTCACTCAAGGATTTTAACCCTATGGTCCTTGTTTCTGTAGAGAAAGGTTTCCCTCTCATACACCCTCTCCTtgatattgtttttaataaaacaaacacTATTGTCTGATCAatcattttctcaaaatctttcAGGTGATTTGTCGGCACGCAGCACTGAGTTTTTCGAAAAGTTTGATGTAGTGGTTATAGGCTACGGTTCTCTTGCTACCAAAGTATGATCAACAACTTTTTATACAACGCATGCCCGCTTGCATTTATCACACTCCATAACGTTGCTGTTTCTATTTTTGTTGCAGAAAGCTGTTAATGAAAAATGTAGGAAGCTATCGAAACGAGTGGCGTTCTATACAGTCGATTGCAGAGACTCTTGTGGTGAAATCTTTGTCGACCTTCAAGATTACAAATACACAAAGGTACCCTGCCTGATGAGTTGATGTTGTTGCAATTTTGTATGTCTATTCTGACTTCTATCTTGTGGCACTTCTTGAACAGAAAAAGCTTGAAGAGAAGGTGGAATGTGAACTAAACTTTCCAAGTTTCCAGGTACCGATCTACCACTAACTAACTTTCTCTGGTTTGATTAAGTCCTAATTGGTTTGTTGTTATAGGAAGCGGTATCAGTACCTTGGAAACCGATTCCTAGGAGAACAGCAAAGCTCTACTTTGCCATGAGAGGTAGTTTACTAGTTACTACAGCTTATAAATGATTTTCTTGGTTAATTTCAATAAACAGTATAGCTCTCAAGGCAAGACACTTCACTAAATGTTTGGTGTCTCATGTAAAAATGTACAGTAATAGAAGTGTTTGAGGAGAATGAAGGGCGTAAACATGGAGAATGCTCACTGCTTGATCTTCCCACAGTCTTGGAAATCAAAAAGAAACTCTGTGAGGCTAACGTGAGTGTTCCTTTTGTTCTTTCTATTCTTTATATACGTCAGTTCAGATCACTGAGAAACAATTGAATATTGGAACAGTCAGTGAGCGAGAGCCTTGTACCAGATAGTCTCTTGGAGAGACTTATCACCGGTACTATC comes from the Brassica rapa cultivar Chiifu-401-42 chromosome A01, CAAS_Brap_v3.01, whole genome shotgun sequence genome and includes:
- the LOC103862724 gene encoding SUMO-activating enzyme subunit 1A; the protein is MDGEELTEQETALYDRQIRVWGANAQRRLTKSHILVSGIKGTVAEFCKNIVLAGVGSVTLMDDSLVNEEALNANFLIPPDENAYRGKTVAEICCDSLKDFNPMVLVSVEKGDLSARSTEFFEKFDVVVIGYGSLATKKAVNEKCRKLSKRVAFYTVDCRDSCGEIFVDLQDYKYTKKKLEEKVECELNFPSFQEAVSVPWKPIPRRTAKLYFAMRVIEVFEENEGRKHGECSLLDLPTVLEIKKKLCEANSVSESLVPDSLLERLITGTIEFPPACAIVGGILAQEVIKAVSGKGEPLKNFFYYDAQDGKGVMEDISNSFTS